From Methanomassiliicoccales archaeon LGM-RCC1, one genomic window encodes:
- a CDS encoding type II glyceraldehyde-3-phosphate dehydrogenase, whose protein sequence is MAKIRVGVNGYGTIGKRVASAVALQDDMELVGVTKTRPSFEAKAAVEKGFNLYVPADSVQAFKDAGIKVNGTIDDMLKSVDIVVDCTPGNVGEEYKAKYQAAGVKAIFQGGEDHALTGLSFNSTANYSESWGAQLSRVVSCNTTGLLRTLNPLDKKLKIKNAFVTIVRRAADPGDSKTGPVNALEPSVKLPTHHGPDVQSIMPWLNINTMAVKASTTLMHIQTVVVQLEQETTTENVLEIFRSAPRVRLVKSKDGIKSTANVMELARELGRDRSDMYEIVVWEDGVKVVGNTLYYYQAVHQESDVIPENIDCIRSMCKLEQDGAASQAKTNKSMGIPQ, encoded by the coding sequence ATGGCGAAGATCAGGGTCGGAGTCAACGGATACGGTACCATCGGAAAGAGGGTGGCATCGGCAGTCGCATTGCAGGACGATATGGAATTGGTCGGTGTCACTAAGACACGTCCTTCCTTCGAGGCCAAGGCGGCCGTAGAGAAGGGATTCAACCTCTACGTTCCTGCTGACAGCGTGCAGGCGTTCAAGGATGCCGGCATCAAGGTCAATGGAACTATCGATGATATGCTCAAGAGCGTCGACATCGTCGTGGACTGCACTCCCGGTAACGTCGGAGAGGAGTACAAGGCCAAGTATCAGGCCGCAGGCGTCAAGGCCATCTTCCAGGGTGGAGAGGACCACGCCCTCACAGGACTGTCCTTCAACTCGACCGCCAACTACTCCGAGTCATGGGGAGCCCAGCTGTCCCGTGTCGTATCGTGCAACACAACCGGTCTCCTGAGGACCCTGAATCCGCTCGACAAGAAGCTCAAGATCAAGAACGCGTTCGTCACCATCGTCAGGCGTGCCGCCGATCCCGGCGACTCCAAGACCGGACCGGTCAACGCGCTGGAGCCTTCTGTTAAGCTCCCGACCCACCACGGACCCGATGTGCAGAGCATCATGCCCTGGCTGAACATCAACACAATGGCTGTCAAGGCATCCACGACCCTGATGCACATACAGACAGTAGTAGTCCAGCTCGAGCAGGAGACCACCACCGAGAACGTCCTGGAGATCTTCAGGAGCGCACCCCGTGTCAGGCTGGTCAAGAGCAAGGACGGAATCAAATCCACAGCGAACGTCATGGAACTGGCCAGGGAGCTCGGCCGCGACAGGTCCGACATGTACGAGATCGTCGTTTGGGAGGACGGAGTTAAGGTAGTCGGCAACACACTGTACTACTATCAGGCCGTCCACCAGGAGTCCGATGTGATCCCGGAGAATATAGACTGCATCAGGTCCATGTGCAAGCTCGAGCAGGACGGGGCCGCATCCCAGGCCAAGACGAACAAGTCCATGGGAATCCCTCAGTGA
- a CDS encoding phosphoglycerate kinase, producing the protein MQKDFNTLEDFNYRDKTVLLRVDINCPLDKQTLQIVNDSRIRRVVPTIRELMGKKAKLVILAHQSRKDKWDFINLEQHAEHLAKHLNAPVQYVDDVLGDKAMEAIRNLKPGQALLLGNVRAIDSETAKGDMMAHSEGEIVQKLAPVIDYYVCDAFGASHRSQCSLVGFSAKVPSASGRLMAKEMSALKAIFENPRRPSVFILGGAKFGDVSIMIDRVLGNNTADTVILTGLAGNAFLLARGIDIGEASSQILSEELTEENLQAAKDVMSKYGQRILLPVDVAVERDGKRVSVNIGDLPTKEPALDIGDASAEKFAKVIQSSRTSFMSGPAGMIEKPDFAIGTRVLMTAMVDSGGQSVIGGGHTGGAAEKFDLADRFSYVSTGGGALETFLLGEPLPVIEALKYSKNKFGAEAQKL; encoded by the coding sequence ATGCAGAAGGACTTCAACACCCTCGAGGACTTCAACTACAGGGATAAGACCGTCCTCCTCAGGGTGGATATCAACTGTCCCCTTGACAAGCAGACCCTCCAGATCGTCAACGATTCGAGGATCAGGAGAGTGGTCCCCACCATCAGGGAGCTGATGGGAAAGAAGGCCAAGCTGGTCATCCTGGCGCATCAGAGCAGGAAGGACAAGTGGGACTTCATCAACCTGGAGCAGCACGCAGAGCATCTCGCAAAGCACCTCAACGCTCCCGTCCAGTACGTCGACGATGTCCTGGGGGACAAGGCGATGGAGGCCATCAGGAACCTCAAGCCCGGACAGGCGCTGCTCCTCGGGAACGTCAGGGCCATCGACAGCGAGACCGCCAAAGGCGATATGATGGCGCATTCCGAGGGAGAGATAGTCCAGAAGCTCGCCCCAGTTATCGATTACTACGTCTGCGACGCGTTCGGGGCATCCCACAGGTCGCAGTGCTCACTGGTCGGATTCTCCGCCAAGGTGCCCTCTGCATCCGGAAGGCTCATGGCCAAGGAGATGTCCGCCCTGAAGGCCATCTTCGAGAACCCCCGCAGGCCCTCCGTGTTCATACTGGGAGGGGCAAAGTTCGGTGATGTCTCGATCATGATCGACCGCGTCCTGGGCAACAACACAGCCGACACCGTCATCCTCACAGGACTGGCAGGCAACGCTTTCCTGCTGGCCAGGGGAATCGACATCGGAGAGGCCAGCTCGCAGATCCTGTCTGAGGAGCTCACGGAGGAGAACCTCCAGGCAGCAAAGGATGTCATGTCCAAGTACGGACAGAGGATCCTGCTTCCCGTCGATGTGGCGGTGGAGAGGGACGGCAAGCGCGTCTCCGTCAACATCGGAGACCTGCCCACAAAGGAGCCCGCATTGGATATCGGAGACGCATCCGCTGAGAAGTTCGCAAAGGTCATCCAGTCATCCAGGACCAGCTTCATGTCCGGTCCTGCAGGGATGATAGAGAAGCCCGATTTCGCCATAGGCACCAGGGTCCTCATGACCGCTATGGTCGACAGCGGAGGTCAGTCAGTGATTGGCGGAGGACACACCGGCGGAGCCGCTGAGAAGTTCGATCTCGCGGACAGGTTCTCCTACGTCAGCACCGGAGGCGGAGCGCTGGAGACCTTCCTTCTGGGAGAGCCGCTGCCAGTCATCGAGGCGCTGAAGTACTCCAAGAACAAGTTCGGTGCCGAAGCCCAAAAGCTTTAA
- the rdgB gene encoding RdgB/HAM1 family non-canonical purine NTP pyrophosphatase, protein MKLKVITSNPGKVAEYQKAFDSLGIEMEHYRLPYDEVQTSDLEEVVNKGMDEIIRQGVRNFIIDDSGLFVDALKGFPGVWSAYAQKTIGNKGILKLMEGVEDRGAEFRCCIGCDIDGRRIIVMGKCRGVITQSEQGDGGFGFDPIFSPDGKLTFSEIPIDEKNTMSHRGNAVKLLIEEFKK, encoded by the coding sequence ATGAAGCTCAAAGTCATCACGTCGAATCCCGGAAAGGTTGCCGAATACCAGAAAGCGTTCGATTCCCTGGGGATCGAGATGGAGCACTACAGACTGCCCTACGACGAGGTCCAGACAAGCGATCTGGAGGAGGTCGTCAACAAAGGGATGGATGAGATCATCCGTCAAGGCGTCAGGAACTTCATCATCGATGATTCTGGATTGTTCGTGGATGCGTTGAAAGGATTCCCCGGCGTGTGGTCGGCCTACGCCCAGAAGACCATCGGCAACAAAGGGATACTGAAGCTCATGGAAGGTGTCGAGGACCGTGGCGCAGAGTTCAGGTGCTGCATCGGATGCGACATCGACGGAAGGCGCATCATCGTCATGGGCAAGTGCCGCGGAGTCATCACCCAGTCGGAGCAGGGCGACGGGGGTTTCGGATTCGACCCCATATTCTCCCCTGACGGGAAGCTCACGTTCTCGGAGATACCAATCGACGAGAAGAACACCATGTCTCACCGTGGCAATGCAGTCAAGCTTCTGATAGAAGAATTTAAGAAGTGA
- a CDS encoding KEOPS complex kinase/ATPase Bud32, protein MVKNSMIQGAEATVSMGEFLGRKALIKTRPEKSYRLPEIDSSIRNSRTRNEARIMRDAREAGVRTPCIYDIDLSKAELTMEFIEGESVKDFLDSNPEKADEICEKIGLAVAKIHSAKICHGDLTTSNMILENGEVCLIDFSMGCANAELEDIGVDLRLLERAFSSAHVGLESSFEKLMDTYYSNISDPKAVKRKLADIKNRGRYT, encoded by the coding sequence ATGGTCAAAAACAGCATGATCCAAGGTGCAGAGGCCACAGTTTCGATGGGTGAGTTCCTGGGAAGGAAGGCTTTGATAAAGACGAGGCCGGAGAAATCCTACAGGCTCCCGGAGATCGATTCCAGCATCCGCAACTCCAGGACCCGCAACGAGGCAAGGATCATGCGCGATGCAAGGGAAGCTGGAGTCAGAACGCCTTGCATCTACGACATCGACCTCTCCAAGGCCGAACTGACCATGGAGTTCATCGAGGGTGAATCGGTGAAGGATTTCCTGGATTCCAACCCTGAAAAGGCGGACGAGATCTGCGAGAAGATAGGGCTGGCTGTGGCCAAGATACATTCTGCGAAGATCTGCCACGGTGACCTCACCACATCCAACATGATCCTAGAGAACGGAGAGGTATGCCTGATCGATTTCTCCATGGGCTGCGCCAACGCGGAGCTCGAGGACATCGGAGTGGACCTCAGGTTGCTGGAGAGGGCCTTCAGCTCAGCCCATGTGGGCCTGGAATCATCCTTCGAAAAGCTCATGGACACATACTACTCCAACATCTCCGATCCCAAGGCAGTGAAGAGGAAGCTCGCCGACATCAAGAACAGGGGCAGGTACACATGA